One Polyangiaceae bacterium DNA segment encodes these proteins:
- a CDS encoding parallel beta-helix domain-containing protein: MISVNRVVSLGRICLLAGTLGAALGCSDDDPQGGSGGSGGTGGGSAGAGGQGGGSCGSADTTGCTQVVSPDGDATEALQSALIEVKSGGTVCLCPGSYSLTKEVSLNVPNVTVKGLGATMEDTILDFKKQTQGDDGFTVTSDGFTVENLWLKNSPGNGIVVTGAEGVTFRKLKVSWDAGSVTANGAYAVYPVKSKKVLIEDTEVVGASDAGIYVGQCEQAIVRRNKVYGNVAGIEIENSNDAEVHDNEAYDNTAGILVFVLPNLEKKDGKRSLVHHNKITANNRANFAEDKTVVSYVPAGTGVLILGADQTEIRDNDIKDNQSVSVLTVSLQTFNILLGGTPDPLTDPDPEEVFIHDNTLTNNGTDPQGILGTFKLKPLEDILWDGYEKPNLTGNNFCLGPPPHPSFRNFQAASGGLADNAVHTTDSTPHACGHTPLPSVTF, encoded by the coding sequence ATGATCAGCGTCAATCGCGTGGTTTCCCTGGGACGAATCTGCTTGCTTGCCGGCACGTTGGGGGCGGCGCTCGGCTGCAGCGACGACGACCCCCAGGGCGGCAGCGGGGGAAGTGGCGGAACGGGCGGCGGGAGCGCGGGCGCTGGGGGCCAGGGTGGGGGAAGTTGCGGCAGCGCCGACACGACTGGGTGCACGCAAGTGGTGAGCCCCGACGGCGACGCCACCGAAGCGCTGCAGTCCGCGCTGATCGAGGTGAAGAGCGGAGGCACCGTGTGTCTGTGTCCCGGTAGCTACTCGTTGACGAAGGAAGTCAGCCTCAACGTGCCGAACGTCACCGTCAAGGGGTTGGGCGCCACGATGGAGGACACGATTCTGGACTTCAAGAAGCAAACCCAAGGAGACGATGGCTTCACCGTTACCAGCGACGGCTTTACCGTAGAGAACCTCTGGCTGAAGAACAGTCCCGGCAACGGCATCGTGGTGACGGGTGCGGAGGGTGTGACCTTCCGTAAGCTCAAGGTCAGTTGGGACGCCGGATCCGTGACGGCGAACGGCGCCTACGCCGTCTATCCGGTGAAGAGCAAGAAGGTGCTGATCGAAGACACGGAAGTGGTGGGCGCTTCCGATGCTGGCATCTACGTTGGACAGTGTGAGCAGGCGATTGTCCGCCGCAACAAGGTGTACGGCAACGTGGCGGGTATCGAGATCGAGAACTCGAACGACGCTGAAGTGCACGACAACGAGGCCTACGACAACACCGCGGGGATTCTGGTGTTCGTGTTGCCCAACCTCGAGAAGAAGGACGGCAAGCGCAGCCTGGTGCACCACAACAAGATCACTGCCAACAACCGGGCGAACTTCGCGGAAGACAAGACCGTCGTGTCCTACGTGCCCGCAGGCACCGGCGTGCTCATTCTGGGCGCGGATCAGACGGAGATCCGCGACAACGACATCAAAGACAACCAGAGCGTCAGCGTGTTGACCGTCAGCCTGCAGACCTTCAACATTCTCCTGGGTGGCACGCCCGATCCGCTGACGGATCCCGATCCCGAAGAGGTCTTCATTCACGACAACACCCTGACCAACAACGGCACCGATCCTCAAGGGATCCTGGGGACCTTCAAGCTCAAGCCCCTGGAGGACATCCTGTGGGACGGCTACGAAAAGCCCAATCTGACCGGCAACAACTTCTGTCTGGGACCGCCGCCGCATCCCTCCTTCCGCAACTTCCAGGCTGCGAGTGGCGGCTTGGCCGACAACGCAGTCCACACTACGGATTCAACGCCGCACGCTTGCGGGCACACCCCACTACCGAGCGTCACCTTCTGA
- a CDS encoding cytochrome c peroxidase — translation MRWNWLVGFVVLACSNQEPGEVTQPYDGPPIPWAYRSWPEAKAPADNPTTAEKVQLGRLLFYDPILSRDGRTACATCHSEIWGLSDGLARSIGVDGEGPTGPGRTGPNRTLRNSPTLWNVALVDDLFWDGREPALESQALRPLEESGELGKDPDAAAKDIASIEEYASLFRAAFPDEQQPVTRDTLAKSLAAFQRGFIADRAPYDQYVAGDAGAMSASTQRGMELFAEAGCHDCHAAPRFASPRFEDRGIGGDDPGRFDATGREVDRGRFRVPTLRNTRDSEPYFHDGSVATLREAVEHEVTEQVRVGKSRSLDADEIDAITKFIDKALTDRTREPHRPKQVPSGLPVPADGFRIPR, via the coding sequence ATGCGTTGGAACTGGTTGGTCGGGTTCGTCGTCCTCGCTTGTTCCAATCAGGAGCCAGGCGAGGTGACGCAGCCCTACGACGGGCCCCCGATCCCGTGGGCCTACCGGTCGTGGCCCGAAGCGAAGGCGCCAGCGGACAATCCCACCACGGCTGAGAAGGTGCAATTGGGCAGGCTGCTCTTCTACGATCCGATTTTGTCGCGAGACGGCCGCACGGCGTGCGCGACGTGCCACAGCGAGATCTGGGGGCTCTCGGATGGCCTGGCGCGAAGCATCGGCGTGGACGGCGAAGGGCCGACTGGGCCCGGCCGCACGGGACCGAATCGAACCCTGCGTAACTCGCCGACACTGTGGAACGTGGCGCTGGTCGACGACCTGTTTTGGGATGGGCGGGAGCCGGCCCTGGAAAGTCAGGCCTTGCGCCCCCTGGAAGAGAGCGGCGAACTCGGCAAAGACCCGGACGCCGCGGCGAAGGACATCGCGAGCATCGAAGAGTATGCCTCGCTCTTTCGCGCCGCTTTTCCGGACGAGCAGCAGCCGGTCACTCGGGATACGCTGGCGAAGTCCTTGGCCGCGTTCCAGCGCGGGTTCATCGCTGATCGCGCACCCTACGATCAGTACGTTGCGGGCGACGCTGGCGCGATGAGCGCGTCGACGCAGCGCGGGATGGAGCTCTTCGCCGAGGCAGGATGCCACGACTGCCATGCAGCGCCGCGCTTTGCTTCCCCGCGCTTCGAAGATCGCGGCATTGGTGGTGACGATCCCGGACGCTTCGACGCTACGGGGCGCGAGGTGGATCGCGGCAGGTTCCGTGTGCCCACGTTGCGCAATACGCGGGACTCGGAGCCCTACTTCCACGACGGCAGCGTCGCGACCCTTCGCGAAGCCGTCGAGCACGAGGTGACCGAGCAAGTGCGCGTTGGCAAGTCGCGTAGTCTGGATGCCGACGAGATCGATGCCATCACCAAGTTCATCGACAAGGCACTCACGGATCGAACCCGAGAGCCCCACCGTCCAAAGCAGGTGCCGAGCGGATTGCCGGTGCCCGCAGACGGATTCCGAATTCCTCGCTGA
- a CDS encoding FHA domain-containing protein: MSSLPTVDGRDSAGVQRCEGVRLRLGTGSWILVNGEYLVGRSASCQIVVDSPRVSRQHASLSVRGMEVILRDLGSSNGVFVNGAAIGKAAVTLDLEDRFVIGDVEFTLEATSVSVLSSSADTLPPEPGPGPHYRSTSGTFATPARSPSGFAPSGTHAPEVTAKKHALDLLGSVAERAIAAGYPARAEELLRPRLEELLRDARSRRPLEEGTVRQGVEWSLRLAVALKRSSWVEHAIGLLTSARSTCDNPTLTLLQRAQTLAPASMDVYRAYAAVLRELPSTLERLATERYVGNLLADALSR; encoded by the coding sequence GTGTCATCATTGCCTACGGTGGACGGTCGTGACAGCGCAGGGGTGCAACGCTGCGAAGGTGTCCGCCTTCGCCTGGGAACCGGGTCGTGGATCCTGGTCAACGGTGAGTACCTGGTGGGTCGCTCCGCAAGCTGCCAGATTGTGGTGGACAGTCCGCGGGTTTCGCGCCAGCACGCCTCGCTCTCGGTACGAGGAATGGAGGTCATCCTCCGCGATCTTGGTAGCTCCAACGGCGTGTTCGTGAACGGTGCCGCTATCGGCAAGGCCGCCGTCACGCTCGACCTGGAGGATCGATTCGTGATCGGCGACGTGGAGTTCACCCTGGAGGCAACGTCGGTCAGCGTGCTCTCCAGCAGCGCTGACACCTTGCCGCCAGAGCCTGGTCCCGGCCCGCACTACCGCTCCACCAGCGGTACCTTCGCTACACCCGCGCGTTCGCCGAGCGGCTTTGCGCCCTCGGGCACCCACGCGCCCGAGGTCACGGCCAAGAAGCACGCCCTCGATCTCTTGGGAAGCGTTGCAGAGCGTGCCATTGCCGCGGGCTACCCCGCGCGCGCAGAAGAGTTGCTGCGCCCACGCTTGGAGGAACTGCTGCGCGACGCGCGGAGCCGGCGCCCGTTGGAGGAAGGCACCGTTCGTCAAGGCGTCGAATGGTCCCTGCGTCTGGCAGTCGCACTCAAGCGCAGCAGCTGGGTGGAGCACGCGATCGGTCTGCTCACCTCCGCGCGCAGCACGTGCGACAACCCCACCCTGACTCTGCTCCAACGAGCGCAGACCCTGGCGCCGGCTAGCATGGATGTCTATCGCGCCTACGCCGCCGTGCTCCGGGAGCTGCCCAGCACTTTGGAGCGACTGGCAACGGAACGCTACGTCGGCAATCTGCTCGCCGACGCACTGAGTCGCTAA
- the aceE gene encoding pyruvate dehydrogenase (acetyl-transferring), homodimeric type has protein sequence MMPTDSRRSEHLHPPPSYRADAIDADPDETREWLESIESVIAGAGSARAQYLLKRVLDAARHHRVVPAGPLTTDYVNSIPRVEEAPFPGDEMMEKRIRRIIRWNAVAMVHRANVNYAGIGGHLSTYASSASLYEVGFNHFFRGREAEGQIGDQVYYQGHAAPGVYSRAFLEGRLSVEAMERFRREVERGRGLASYPHPRLMPNFWEFPTVSMGLGPLNAIYHARFLRYLHNRGIADTSSSHVWAFLGDGETDEPESLGSLSIAAREALDNLTFVINCNLQRLDGPVRGNGKIIQELEAVFRGAGWNVIKVIWGPEWDALLEQDTEGVLRRRMNEVVDGQWQKYAAEDGAYTRKNFFGVDPRLLHMVAHLSDEEIRKLRRGGHSHRKMYAAYKRATEHRGQPTVILAHTVKGWTLGESFEASNVTHQKKKMEGEELKKFRDVLHLPVPDAELEDAPFYHPGMNSPEVEYMLERRRALGGVIPRRRDRVQVKLELPSGDLFQEFLEGTGGGEASTTMAFARMLSKLLRDKRLGKRIVPIIPDEARTFGMDALFSQVGIYASKGQLYEPVDKGKLLYYRESKDGQVLEEGITEAGSTASFIAAGTSYAMQGQPMIPFYIFYSMFGFQRTGDLFWAAGDAMARGFVLGATAGRTTLNGEGLQHEDGHSPVLASTLPSCVAYDVAFAYELAVIIEDGMRRMYADEENIFYYITLQNENYAMPAMPEGVREGILKGIYRYRQADAKKKAKQRVQLFGSGCILNQALRAQELLAERGVAADVWSVTSYNELRRDALSAERHNRLRPGQAPRVPYLQQVMQGVEGPFIAASDYVKSMPDQLSRFLPGRLVPLGTDGFGMSDTREALRRHFEVDAESITIAALYALHEEGKLGPEVVKQAVDDFGFAEDKLDPTRV, from the coding sequence ATGATGCCCACCGACTCGCGCAGATCCGAGCACCTTCACCCACCTCCGAGCTATCGCGCTGACGCAATCGATGCCGACCCCGACGAAACTCGCGAGTGGCTAGAGAGCATCGAGTCGGTGATTGCCGGCGCAGGTTCTGCGCGTGCGCAGTACCTGCTCAAGCGCGTGTTAGACGCAGCGCGCCATCATCGTGTCGTGCCTGCTGGTCCGCTGACCACGGACTACGTGAACAGCATTCCGCGCGTCGAGGAAGCTCCCTTCCCCGGCGACGAGATGATGGAGAAGCGCATTCGTCGCATCATCCGCTGGAACGCGGTGGCCATGGTCCATCGTGCGAACGTCAACTACGCCGGTATTGGCGGACACCTGTCGACCTATGCGTCGAGCGCGAGTCTGTACGAAGTCGGGTTCAACCACTTCTTCCGCGGGCGGGAAGCCGAGGGCCAGATCGGTGATCAAGTCTACTACCAGGGACACGCCGCCCCGGGCGTGTACTCCCGCGCGTTCCTCGAGGGGCGCCTATCCGTGGAAGCCATGGAGCGATTTCGGCGCGAAGTGGAACGCGGGCGGGGCCTGGCTAGCTATCCCCATCCGCGCTTGATGCCGAACTTCTGGGAGTTCCCGACGGTGAGCATGGGGCTCGGACCGCTGAACGCGATCTATCACGCGCGCTTCCTGCGCTACCTGCACAACCGCGGCATCGCCGACACCAGCAGCTCGCACGTGTGGGCGTTTCTCGGAGATGGCGAGACCGACGAGCCGGAAAGCTTGGGCAGCCTGAGCATCGCGGCGCGGGAAGCTCTGGACAATCTCACCTTCGTCATCAACTGCAACCTCCAACGCCTCGACGGTCCCGTGCGCGGCAACGGCAAGATCATTCAAGAGCTGGAGGCGGTGTTCCGAGGCGCGGGCTGGAACGTCATCAAGGTGATCTGGGGACCCGAGTGGGACGCCTTGCTCGAGCAGGACACGGAAGGTGTTCTTCGTCGGCGCATGAACGAGGTGGTCGACGGTCAGTGGCAGAAGTACGCCGCCGAGGATGGCGCCTACACCCGCAAGAACTTCTTCGGCGTCGACCCGCGCTTGCTTCACATGGTGGCGCACCTTTCCGACGAAGAGATCCGGAAACTGCGCCGCGGCGGCCACAGCCACCGCAAGATGTACGCTGCCTACAAGCGCGCGACCGAGCATCGTGGCCAGCCGACGGTGATTCTTGCTCATACCGTGAAGGGCTGGACGCTGGGCGAGAGCTTCGAAGCTTCCAACGTCACCCACCAGAAGAAGAAGATGGAGGGCGAGGAGCTGAAGAAGTTCCGCGACGTCTTGCACCTGCCGGTGCCCGACGCGGAGTTGGAAGACGCGCCCTTCTATCATCCCGGGATGAACAGCCCCGAAGTCGAGTACATGCTGGAGCGTCGGCGCGCCCTCGGCGGCGTGATCCCCAGACGACGGGATCGCGTGCAGGTGAAGCTGGAGTTGCCGAGCGGAGATCTGTTTCAGGAGTTCTTGGAAGGGACCGGAGGAGGCGAGGCCAGCACGACCATGGCGTTCGCGCGCATGCTCAGCAAGCTGCTGCGTGACAAGCGCCTGGGAAAACGCATCGTCCCCATCATTCCCGACGAGGCGCGCACCTTCGGCATGGATGCGCTCTTCTCCCAGGTCGGCATCTATGCGTCCAAAGGGCAGCTGTATGAGCCCGTGGACAAGGGCAAGCTGCTCTACTACCGCGAGAGCAAAGACGGACAGGTGCTCGAAGAGGGCATTACCGAGGCAGGCTCGACGGCGAGCTTCATCGCTGCAGGCACCAGCTACGCGATGCAAGGGCAGCCGATGATCCCCTTCTACATCTTCTACTCGATGTTCGGCTTCCAACGCACCGGTGACCTGTTCTGGGCGGCGGGCGACGCCATGGCCCGGGGCTTCGTGCTGGGAGCGACGGCGGGACGAACCACTCTCAATGGCGAAGGGCTGCAGCACGAGGACGGCCACAGCCCGGTGCTCGCCAGTACGCTGCCGTCGTGCGTCGCCTACGACGTCGCCTTCGCCTACGAACTTGCCGTGATCATCGAAGACGGCATGCGGCGCATGTACGCCGACGAAGAGAACATCTTCTACTACATCACCCTGCAGAACGAGAACTACGCCATGCCGGCCATGCCTGAGGGCGTGCGAGAAGGGATCCTCAAAGGCATCTATCGTTATCGTCAAGCCGACGCCAAGAAGAAGGCCAAGCAGCGAGTGCAGCTGTTTGGCTCGGGCTGCATTCTCAACCAGGCCCTGCGCGCGCAGGAGCTGCTGGCGGAGCGGGGTGTTGCGGCAGATGTGTGGAGTGTCACGAGCTACAACGAACTCCGCCGCGACGCGCTGAGCGCCGAGCGGCACAATCGACTGCGTCCAGGACAGGCCCCCCGCGTGCCCTATCTGCAACAGGTGATGCAGGGCGTGGAAGGGCCCTTCATCGCGGCCAGTGACTACGTGAAGAGCATGCCGGATCAACTATCCCGCTTCTTGCCGGGGCGGCTGGTGCCGCTCGGCACGGATGGCTTCGGCATGAGCGACACCCGAGAGGCGCTGCGACGGCACTTCGAAGTGGACGCCGAGAGCATCACCATCGCTGCGCTCTACGCTCTGCACGAGGAGGGCAAGCTCGGTCCCGAGGTGGTCAAGCAAGCCGTCGACGACTTCGGTTTCGCGGAGGACAAGTTGGATCCGACGCGGGTTTGA
- a CDS encoding tetratricopeptide repeat protein gives MLGTKELKRLGRSLTESGRYQQAVVVYRDALRLDPSDARSCDGLSYALYMSCKFAEAIEWSRRALELDPVDSFAEKNIALCLAQLGDRETAVKHLERSIELNCEYFDSHHDLAIVLMDLERWQEARERIEIARALLPERGAILDELAAFVDKHLAKP, from the coding sequence ATGCTCGGCACCAAGGAACTGAAACGACTCGGTCGAAGCCTGACCGAGTCGGGCCGCTACCAGCAGGCCGTCGTCGTCTACCGCGACGCGCTGCGCCTGGACCCTTCGGACGCACGCAGTTGTGACGGCCTCAGCTATGCCCTCTACATGAGCTGCAAGTTCGCGGAGGCCATCGAGTGGAGTCGCCGCGCCCTCGAACTCGACCCCGTCGACTCCTTCGCGGAGAAGAACATTGCGCTCTGCCTGGCCCAGCTCGGCGACCGCGAGACGGCTGTAAAGCACCTGGAGCGCTCCATCGAGTTGAACTGTGAGTATTTCGATTCCCACCACGACCTGGCCATCGTGCTGATGGACTTGGAGCGCTGGCAAGAAGCTCGGGAACGCATCGAGATTGCGCGTGCACTCCTGCCAGAGCGGGGCGCGATCCTGGACGAACTGGCTGCCTTCGTGGACAAGCACCTCGCCAAGCCTTGA
- a CDS encoding ABC-F family ATP-binding cassette domain-containing protein codes for MPIISAKAVHKAFGAHVVLKAVDVTIRSGERVGVVGKNGAGKSTLGRILAGVEAADAGELQLRRGASILYLDQAPTFPEEWTAEGTVSQGLAAWAEALERHAQATQAIEAADADAQDWLRRQAEAAEDVERLGGFDQQHRIGAILGHLGIADPQQTLATMSGGERRRVALAKILVARPQLAVLDEPTNHLDAETIEWLERHLIDEYPGAVLLITHDRYLLDRVAQRTWEVSDGAVHSYDGGYEEYLARRAERDAHAERTERNRQNFLRQELVWLRRQPKARTTKQRARTERAERALAVESPKQEQSLELSVSVARVGKTILEAEGLAIGLDGREFARGLDLHLVQGERLGIVGKNGCGKTTLLRTLLGQLAPVAGRVALGKTTRVAYLDQFKSVLEEDKTVFEVVVGSEGRIELGGQAIEPRSYLERFGFRGIEQRKPLAALSGGERARVALACLLRQRANLVVLDEPTNDLDVATLSALEGMLVEANLTALLVTHDRYFLDRVATGLIVFEADGRMVRHAGTYAAYRERAAAQARAEPKQRSPAAEPLRPKRSQGLSWSERKELEALPERIDLLERRVSELTAALGDPKTYTDTQRDVAELGRDLERTKAEAEVLTARWEELESRAD; via the coding sequence GTGCCCATCATCAGCGCAAAGGCAGTGCACAAAGCCTTCGGTGCACACGTCGTGCTGAAGGCCGTGGACGTCACGATCCGCAGCGGCGAGCGCGTGGGGGTCGTGGGCAAGAACGGTGCAGGGAAGAGCACGCTGGGCAGGATCCTCGCGGGGGTCGAGGCGGCAGACGCGGGGGAACTGCAGCTGCGTCGGGGGGCGAGCATTCTGTACTTGGATCAAGCGCCCACGTTCCCGGAAGAATGGACCGCCGAGGGCACGGTGAGCCAGGGCCTTGCGGCGTGGGCGGAAGCCCTCGAGCGCCACGCACAGGCCACGCAGGCCATCGAGGCAGCGGACGCGGACGCCCAGGACTGGCTGCGACGGCAGGCCGAGGCAGCAGAAGACGTCGAGCGTCTCGGCGGTTTCGACCAGCAGCATCGCATCGGCGCGATCTTGGGGCATCTGGGTATCGCTGATCCGCAGCAGACCTTGGCCACGATGAGTGGAGGAGAGCGCCGACGAGTCGCCCTGGCCAAGATCTTGGTCGCCCGGCCGCAGCTGGCCGTGCTGGACGAACCAACCAACCATCTCGACGCGGAGACGATCGAGTGGCTGGAACGTCATCTGATCGACGAATACCCCGGTGCCGTGCTGCTCATCACCCACGACCGATACTTGTTGGATCGCGTGGCGCAGCGCACCTGGGAAGTGTCCGACGGCGCCGTGCATAGCTACGACGGTGGCTACGAGGAGTACCTGGCGCGGCGTGCGGAACGAGACGCGCACGCCGAGCGCACGGAGCGCAACCGGCAGAACTTCCTGCGGCAGGAGCTGGTGTGGCTTCGGCGCCAACCGAAAGCGCGCACCACCAAGCAGCGCGCTCGGACGGAGCGCGCCGAGCGGGCGCTGGCAGTCGAGTCTCCGAAGCAAGAGCAGTCCCTGGAGCTTTCCGTGAGCGTCGCGCGCGTGGGCAAGACGATTCTGGAAGCCGAAGGGCTTGCCATCGGGCTCGACGGCCGTGAGTTCGCCCGTGGCCTCGACTTGCATCTGGTGCAAGGAGAGCGCTTGGGCATCGTCGGCAAGAATGGCTGCGGCAAGACTACGTTGTTGCGGACGCTGCTCGGGCAACTCGCGCCCGTGGCGGGGCGCGTGGCCTTGGGCAAGACCACGCGCGTTGCCTACTTGGATCAGTTCAAGAGCGTGCTCGAAGAAGACAAGACCGTGTTCGAGGTCGTCGTGGGATCCGAGGGGCGCATCGAGCTTGGAGGCCAGGCCATCGAGCCACGAAGCTACTTGGAGCGCTTCGGCTTTCGGGGGATTGAGCAGCGTAAGCCGCTCGCCGCGCTCTCGGGTGGCGAGCGCGCGCGCGTCGCGCTGGCCTGCTTGCTGCGGCAACGAGCAAATCTGGTGGTTCTGGACGAGCCGACCAACGACCTCGACGTCGCCACCCTGAGCGCCCTGGAGGGAATGCTGGTGGAGGCCAATCTCACGGCTCTGCTCGTGACCCACGACCGCTACTTCTTGGACCGCGTCGCCACTGGGCTGATCGTGTTCGAGGCCGACGGCCGGATGGTGAGGCACGCTGGCACCTACGCGGCCTACCGCGAGCGCGCGGCGGCGCAAGCTCGGGCGGAGCCGAAGCAACGCTCACCGGCTGCCGAGCCGCTTCGCCCCAAGCGTTCTCAGGGGCTGAGCTGGTCCGAGCGAAAGGAGCTCGAGGCCCTGCCGGAACGCATCGATCTCCTGGAGCGGCGGGTGTCGGAGCTGACTGCCGCCCTCGGCGACCCGAAGACGTACACCGACACCCAACGCGACGTTGCTGAGCTGGGCCGAGACCTGGAGCGGACGAAGGCGGAGGCCGAGGTGCTGACGGCGCGCTGGGAAGAGCTGGAGTCCCGCGCTGACTGA
- a CDS encoding response regulator → MTLVLVLDGDPVVRGEVLACLSGYCGISVAAAASPEEARAVWRKTPPDFVVLGVPLPGNSLAELRQELAVTVPAAAVLILSQSTEELGDMVLGRNTFLDSKPVNPHRLRLLARRYARASSLGIRFSVPDIIQMVCVGGHSALIECRRDAKTVGTVTIVDGQIRTAVHEQESGLEAMVSLVDPALTGKPKELVQAPEAGQFSISWQELLFEATRLHDEQNASRPPGFDELVMLGGQALLTRDYARAAVLFTQAAEQRPDDKVVQVNLERLRSMGFGGE, encoded by the coding sequence TTGACCTTGGTGCTGGTGCTGGACGGTGATCCCGTCGTACGCGGAGAGGTGCTCGCGTGTTTGTCGGGCTACTGCGGCATCTCGGTGGCAGCCGCCGCGAGCCCTGAGGAGGCACGCGCAGTGTGGCGCAAGACGCCCCCGGACTTCGTGGTCCTGGGCGTGCCGCTGCCTGGCAACAGTCTGGCCGAGCTTCGACAAGAACTCGCAGTGACGGTGCCCGCGGCGGCAGTACTGATCCTGAGCCAAAGCACCGAGGAGTTGGGTGACATGGTGCTCGGGCGCAACACCTTCCTCGACTCCAAGCCCGTCAATCCGCACCGTCTGAGGCTCTTGGCCAGGCGCTATGCTCGCGCCTCGAGCCTGGGGATTCGCTTCTCGGTTCCCGACATCATTCAAATGGTCTGCGTCGGGGGGCACTCCGCGCTGATCGAGTGTAGACGTGATGCCAAGACGGTGGGGACGGTGACGATCGTGGACGGCCAGATCCGTACGGCCGTGCACGAGCAAGAGAGTGGACTCGAGGCGATGGTCAGCTTGGTGGACCCGGCGCTGACCGGCAAGCCCAAGGAACTCGTGCAGGCCCCCGAAGCAGGACAGTTCTCCATCAGCTGGCAGGAACTCCTGTTCGAGGCCACGCGGCTCCACGATGAGCAGAACGCGTCGCGACCGCCTGGGTTCGACGAACTGGTGATGCTTGGCGGTCAGGCACTGCTCACTCGCGATTACGCGCGAGCGGCCGTGCTGTTCACCCAGGCCGCCGAGCAGCGCCCGGACGACAAGGTAGTGCAGGTGAACTTGGAGCGGTTGCGGAGCATGGGATTCGGAGGCGAGTGA
- a CDS encoding ParA family protein, whose product MVAVSLLSQKGGVGKTTLALNLALSFARRGSRTLLIDADPQGAIGLSLGGKAREAPGLYAHLAQSAAWESVLLPTREANLVLLPSGDVRVEHLDDWATRLSSEATLAEVVRSAAREFDVVLVDTPAGVTGPAAAAAAAAGNVLIPLQAEPLSLRTLPRVLECVGHWRSQGKQISVAGVVLTMSAFRNETALAVLEEAWGLYPELVLETHVPRDDAMAQASAAGVPVGLLRRRSPPVASVFDAMASELTTRLGIITEEEENAPRSLLD is encoded by the coding sequence ATGGTTGCGGTATCCTTGTTGAGTCAAAAGGGCGGTGTCGGCAAGACGACCTTGGCCCTCAACCTCGCGCTCTCCTTTGCGCGTCGAGGCAGTCGAACGTTGCTCATCGACGCAGACCCCCAGGGCGCGATCGGGCTGTCCTTGGGTGGCAAGGCGCGGGAGGCGCCGGGACTGTACGCACACCTGGCGCAGAGCGCGGCCTGGGAGTCGGTGCTCCTGCCGACTCGCGAGGCGAACTTGGTGCTCCTGCCCAGTGGGGACGTGCGTGTCGAGCACTTGGACGATTGGGCTACGCGGCTATCGAGTGAGGCCACGCTGGCGGAAGTCGTGCGCAGTGCTGCTCGTGAGTTCGACGTGGTGCTCGTGGATACACCTGCAGGCGTAACCGGACCGGCAGCGGCTGCTGCGGCCGCGGCCGGCAACGTGCTCATTCCGCTCCAAGCCGAGCCCTTGTCCCTGCGCACCTTGCCGCGGGTCTTGGAGTGCGTCGGTCACTGGCGCAGCCAGGGTAAGCAGATCTCGGTGGCGGGAGTCGTCCTGACCATGAGCGCCTTTCGCAACGAGACGGCGCTCGCGGTGTTGGAGGAGGCCTGGGGCCTCTATCCGGAGCTGGTGCTCGAAACCCACGTGCCGCGCGACGATGCCATGGCCCAGGCGTCCGCGGCAGGAGTGCCCGTTGGGCTCTTGCGCCGTCGTTCACCCCCCGTCGCTTCGGTCTTCGACGCCATGGCTTCGGAGCTCACGACGCGCCTGGGAATCATTACTGAAGAGGAAGAAAATGCCCCCCGGTCTCTCCTGGATTAG